CCAGATTGTGATTGCCTATGAGCCTATCTGGGCCATTGGAACCGGCAGAACCGCCAGCAGCCAGCAGGCCCAGGAAATGCACGCCTACATCAGAGAAGAACTGTCCCGCCTGTTTGACGCAGAGGCTGCCTACAACAAGACCATTCTGTACGGCGGCAGCGCCAACCCGGCCAACGCAAGAGAGCTGTTCTCGCAACCAGACGTAGACGGCGGCCTCATTGGAGGGGCTTCCCTGAAATCCAGAGACTTCACAGACATTATCAAGTCCTTCTAAGGAATTTGCTGCCAAGGTTTCTGAGGGAATAACCTTAGGGCGATTAAAAGCGTTTTGGGCCTGTTTTCCGTAAAACAGGCCCAAAACGCTTTTGGTGTTTTGAGGGGACGGTATGAGATCAAAAGGTGCGGGCCTGTTAATAGCCTAAAAGCCAGAGCAACTTGTTTTTTGGCCCGGTAATGGCTGCGGGTAGTGGTGGAAGGCCACTTGGCAGTAACAGGTTAAGGCACAGGAATAAGCAGCGTGTTGGAGAGAGATGGTTCTGCTTCTGGATTAACCAGGCACCACTAAAAACTTCAATTGTTGCCGTGGCAGGGCCGCTTCTGTAAGGAAGTTAACCCTTTTTTGTCTCTTTTTTAGAAAACGGGGCAGATACGTACTTGTTATGTTGTATTTTCGTTAAATTATTTCAAGATCTGCCGCCGTTGAGCCAGGTCCTTTTTACAGCTATTTATGAGTTTTATTGAAGTAACCATTACCGCGTCCCCAGAATATTCAGAGATCCTCATCGCGGAACTGAGTGAACTGGGATTTGATATTTTTCAGGAAACCGACCAAGGCTTCCAAGCCTATACCGAAGAGGATAAATTCTCAGAGGAAGCCCTGCAGGAACTTCTGGAGCGCTACAGCTTCGCCGGTGAGTTCCCTTACCAGACCAAGAGCATTGCCAAGCAGAACTGGAACGAGGAGTGGGAAAAGAACTTTGAACCCCTGCTCATTGCGGACAAGGTGTCGGTGCGCGCCGATTTCCACCCCAAGCCCGAGGGCATTGCCTACGATATTGTGATCACGCCTAAAATGTCTTTCGGGACCGGGCACCATGAAACCACCACGCTCATGATTGAGAACCAGCTCACCCTGGACCACACCGGAAAGCGGGTGCTGGACATGGGGTGTGGGACCGGCATTCTGGCCATCATGGCCGAGCAGCTAGGGGCCCGCGAGGTGCTGGCCGTAGACATTGAAGACTGGACCGTAGAGAACGCCCGCGAAAACGCCGAGCGCAACAACTGCAAAACCCTTGAGGTAAGATTAGGCGACGCCAGCGTACTGCAGGGCGAGGCGCCTTTTGACCTGATCCTGGCCAACATCAACCGCAACGTGCTGCTGGAAGACATGCCCGTGTACAGCAAACTGCTTTTGCCGGGTGGCCCGCTGGTACTAAGCGGCTTTTATACCGAAGACCTCCCCGTACTGCAGGAGAAAGCCACGGAGTGCGGCCTCTCTTTCCAGAATTCCAGAAGTAAAAACAATTGGGTTTCAGCCATTTTCCTGAAAAACAGCCAATAAACAGATAGCATCTTTCCTTATGAAGCATCTTTTCCCCTTTCTATTGGTTTTCTTCCTGAGCGTGTCCGTAGGGCAGGCCCAGGTCTACAAAGTGAGCGCAGATGACCCGCAGCAGTACCTGCTGGACATGCGGGCCATGATGATGGGCGCTAAAAACGAGGCGGCCTTACAGACCTATACCGGCCTGGAAACCGCCTGGAGCAGCGGTAAAGTGAGCAATCCGCAGAAGGCCCAGATCATGGACCTGACGCAGCAAATGCTCAAGAAAAAACTCAAAGCGCGGCCGCACTTTGAGCATTTTCTGGGGGCCCTGGGCTCCAGCGTGAACGTGCACCAGTTCACCGGGGCCAAGCTGGACCAGTTACTGAACGTAATGACCCAGACCCTGCAGAAGCAGGATGCCAAGGTATATGAGCGGTTCCTGCTGAATGCTCACCAGTTTCTGGCTACCAAAATGCTGTACAAAGGCCCTACCAATAGTTTGCAGGTAATTGGCGGAACCATGGCCTTTGAGTACCGTGACGGCACGGCAGAGGCTGCCTCAGGGGCTGATTGGGGAAACGAACCCGCCGCCCCGGCAACCGCTGCCCCTAAAACGACAGCCGCCAAGACCACCCCGGCACCTGCTGCAAAGCCAGCCCCTAAAAAAGAGGTGAAGAAAGTAGAGGAAGACCCGTGGGCAGCCTGGGAAACCCCTAAGAAAGTCACCAAACCGGCGGCTAAAAAATCTACCACCGCCAAGAAAACCACTACCACTACCAAAACTCCGGTCCTAAAACAGGAACCGGTAAAAGCAGCCCCGGTGGAAAAGCAGAAGTACTTCGCGCAGCCTTTGCCTACGTTGGCTGGGCCAGTGGTGGTGCTGGAGAAAGTGAACCTGTATTTTACCTCGGCGGCAGACTCTGTGAACCTGAAAGAGGTGAATGGAGCAGTGGCCCTGTCTAACGGTATATTTGTGGGTAAAGGAGGTAAACTGGTCTGGAACTCTCTGGGCGGAGACGCCACCGCTGAGCTCAGCGGTTTCTCTTTTGAGGTGGCCAAGCCTGCTTTTAAGGCAGAAGACGTCACCCTTACTTTTCCGGCGGTCTTAGAAAATACCATAAATGGGAACCTGGAATACAGACTCACCAAGCCCAAGCCCAACGGCGATAACGGTTTCCCTAAGTTTATCTCTCACACCAATGATGCCAAGATCAAGCGGTTTGGTACAGACATCCAGTACGTGGGAGGGCTTTCCCTGGCCGGCAACACGCTCATGAGCGCCGCCCTGGACGGAAGCCCGTCTTCTATCACGGTGTCAGACAAAGGCGAGCGCAAGTTCCGGGCCTCTTCGCGTAACTACACCATTGGTGATACCCTGCTTACCGCTCCTGAAGCCGGAATCACTATTTACCAAGGCAAGGACTCCATCACGCACCCCGGGGTGAAATTCAAGTACAACCGGGACTCCAAGCGCCTGGTGCTCCTCAACCCCGAAGGGCTCTACAAACTCACCCCGTACTCGCACTCCTATAACAAAGTAGAGCTTACCACTGATATGGCCGACTGGAAGATCACGGAGCCTGCTATCAACTTTGGTATGCTCACGGCCAAGAACCAGGTACCGGCCCAGGTGAACTCCAAGGAGTACTTCACCGAGACCAAGTTCCAGCAAATCAAGACCATCTCTAATTTCCACCCGCTGTACACCGCCGTGGCCTATGGGTTAAAGAGCGGGTCGCGTTCGTTTTTCCTGGCTAATATGGCCGAAGAGATGAAATTGAAGCCAGAGGTGCTGCATAATGCCATGACTACCCTGTCACAGGGGAGCTTTGTGGAGTATGACCCCGCTACCGGGCAGGTGCGCCTGCTAGACAAGGCCTACCACTACGTAGATGCCTCCCGCAACAAGAAAGATTTTGACTATATCCATTTAAACGCCTTGTCGCCGGCCGGTAAGAACGCCACCCTGGACCTGGCTTCCGGAGATCTGGTGCTGCGGGGGGTGAAAAGTTTTGCCTTCCATACAGACTCTACCGTGATAGCCGAACCAGACAGCCAGACGGTACGCATTCAGAAAAACCGCAATATCTTGTTCAACGGAAAGGTGAAGGCCACCAACTTCACTTTTAAAGGCCAGGAATTCCTGTTTGACTATGACGGCTTCTTTATTGACTTGGCTAAAATTGACTCTACCGTGCTTACCACCCAAACCAAAGGGAAAGACGGCAAAGACAAAGAGACGCCGTTTACCCTGGTAAACCGCGGGGGTAAGGGCCAGGCCAAATTGTACCTCAACCGGCCAGACAACAAATCGGGTCGTAAGAAATCGCTTGGGTACCCGGCCCTGGATGCAATCTCAGGAGCTACCGTGTACTTCAACAAGCCAGAAATTTTGGGTGGGGTGTATGACACCAGCGTGTATTTCAGCATTCCGCCGTTCAAGATAGACAGCCTGGCCAGTTCCAAATCCAAGACCAACGTGATCGGGTTCAAGGGCACCTTCAACTCGGGGGGCATTTTCCCGCCCATTGAGACCAAGCTGAACATTCAGCCAGACGGAGCCCTGGGCTTCAACTATGTGGTGCCTAAAAGCGGGTTTTCTTTGTACGGCGGCAAGGGCCGTTTCACAGACACCCTCACCATGGACACCAAAGGCCTAAGAGGTAAGGGAACGCTCACCTACCAGACAGCCTCTATGTACTCCCCGGCCTTTGTCTTCTTTGTAGATTCTGCCATTACCAAAGTAGGTAAGAAAGGAAATTTCACGGCGGGCTCTGTGGCGCAGGGCTCTTACCCCAGCGGTACCTTCAAGTCCTTCACCATGGACTGGAAACCCTACAAAGACACCCTCAGAATTGAGACCGTAGGCAAAGAGTTGATGAGCATTTTCAGTGACCGGTTTACCTACAAAGGAATGCTGGGCTT
This Rufibacter radiotolerans DNA region includes the following protein-coding sequences:
- the prmA gene encoding 50S ribosomal protein L11 methyltransferase is translated as MSFIEVTITASPEYSEILIAELSELGFDIFQETDQGFQAYTEEDKFSEEALQELLERYSFAGEFPYQTKSIAKQNWNEEWEKNFEPLLIADKVSVRADFHPKPEGIAYDIVITPKMSFGTGHHETTTLMIENQLTLDHTGKRVLDMGCGTGILAIMAEQLGAREVLAVDIEDWTVENARENAERNNCKTLEVRLGDASVLQGEAPFDLILANINRNVLLEDMPVYSKLLLPGGPLVLSGFYTEDLPVLQEKATECGLSFQNSRSKNNWVSAIFLKNSQ